A single region of the Idiomarinaceae bacterium HL-53 genome encodes:
- a CDS encoding PadR family transcriptional regulator, regulatory protein PadR: protein MDKKQPNTDQILKGLLDTLVLSVLARGENYGFGIREALHTQLGDDASTVKEATLYPLLHRLERKGLLLSYRQPGARGTPRKYYRITDTGKHFLAKQTEEWQKVIGLLTRTILASED from the coding sequence ATGGATAAAAAGCAACCAAATACCGACCAGATTCTAAAAGGCCTTCTCGACACACTTGTGTTGAGCGTATTGGCGCGCGGAGAAAACTATGGATTTGGTATTCGAGAAGCGCTCCATACGCAACTCGGCGACGATGCAAGTACTGTGAAGGAAGCGACCTTATATCCGCTACTTCACCGGCTTGAAAGAAAAGGGCTCTTACTTTCTTATCGACAACCAGGTGCACGCGGTACACCGCGAAAATATTATCGAATTACCGATACAGGCAAACATTTTTTAGCGAAACAAACCGAAGAATGGCAAAAGGTAATCGGTTTGCTTACACGCACTATATTAGCTTCAGAGGATTAG
- a CDS encoding amidohydrolase — MSQLPQLNKLTASIAMLCLTACGGLSMNTAEANTVRIDTSLEQKVIEWRRDFHQHPELSNREFRTSGIVAEHLEALGMEVQTGVAHTGVVGILRGGKPGPLVALRADMDALPVTEQTDVSFRSTAIGEYRGEEVGVMHACGHDLHVAMLMGAAEYLAANRENIEGSVMFIFQPAEEGAPKGEEGGAELMLEEGLFAEQKPEAVFGIHVWSAGTTGHIGYRSGPLMASSDRFEINVKGVQTHGSRPWGGVDPIVAAGQIITNVQSIVSRQVDITKAPAVISFGIVEGGVRNNIIPDDVYLEGTIRNFDMDIRQSIFERLTTTAEHTAAASGAEAHVHIEEGYPVTINSPELTSAMLPTIHNVAGADNVKENPLVTGAEDFSFYALETPGLFVFLGITPPDQDPATAPSNHSPFFYADEEALKVGTELYINWVFDYAQL, encoded by the coding sequence ATGTCACAATTACCACAACTCAATAAATTAACCGCGAGTATCGCAATGCTTTGCCTCACCGCATGTGGTGGGCTCTCTATGAATACGGCCGAAGCGAATACCGTTCGCATCGACACTTCACTTGAGCAAAAGGTAATCGAGTGGCGGCGCGACTTTCATCAACACCCAGAGCTCAGCAACCGTGAATTCAGAACGTCGGGTATTGTCGCGGAGCACCTAGAGGCGCTGGGCATGGAAGTGCAAACGGGCGTGGCGCATACTGGCGTGGTCGGCATTTTACGCGGCGGGAAGCCGGGACCTTTGGTGGCTTTACGCGCCGATATGGATGCGCTACCCGTGACCGAACAAACCGATGTTTCTTTTCGCTCCACGGCGATAGGTGAATACCGAGGCGAGGAAGTTGGTGTCATGCACGCATGCGGCCATGATTTGCATGTAGCCATGCTCATGGGCGCAGCAGAGTATCTGGCAGCAAACCGCGAAAATATTGAAGGCTCAGTGATGTTTATTTTCCAGCCCGCGGAAGAAGGCGCGCCTAAAGGCGAAGAAGGCGGCGCTGAGCTCATGCTTGAGGAAGGTTTATTTGCAGAGCAAAAGCCAGAAGCCGTGTTTGGTATTCACGTATGGAGTGCTGGTACTACGGGTCATATTGGGTATCGTTCGGGGCCGCTCATGGCCTCTTCTGATCGTTTCGAAATCAACGTAAAAGGCGTACAAACGCATGGTTCACGGCCATGGGGTGGTGTCGATCCCATTGTAGCGGCAGGCCAAATCATTACGAACGTGCAAAGTATCGTGAGCAGACAAGTGGATATCACAAAAGCACCGGCTGTCATTAGTTTTGGAATCGTCGAAGGCGGCGTGCGAAATAACATTATTCCTGATGATGTCTATCTTGAAGGTACCATTCGAAACTTCGACATGGACATTCGCCAGTCGATTTTTGAACGCCTCACCACCACTGCGGAGCATACGGCAGCGGCGAGTGGTGCAGAGGCCCATGTACATATCGAAGAGGGTTACCCAGTAACCATTAACAGCCCCGAACTCACGAGCGCCATGCTCCCTACGATCCACAACGTAGCAGGTGCTGACAATGTAAAAGAAAATCCGCTCGTTACAGGTGCCGAAGACTTCTCATTTTATGCGCTCGAAACACCAGGCTTGTTCGTCTTCTTAGGCATTACACCCCCAGATCAAGACCCCGCCACTGCGCCAAGTAATCATTCTCCGTTCTTCTATGCAGACGAAGAAGCACTCAAAGTTGGCACTGAGCTATATATCAACTGGGTGTTTGATTACGCTCAACTCTAA
- a CDS encoding FecR family protein encodes MFSKISRNAWIAALLAMSMAFMMGTSAPLSAQENTAPAGQLLFVHGTVQLTRNEETNPAERGTDLLNQDVITTQRASSAQIRFSDNSLVAVRPESTFLIEEYEYDENNPDASVQRTQLVRGGLRAVTGAIGRAKPENVEFKTPVATMGIRGTVLSIVHVPLGQGGDFNDLPEGTFVQVEQGSVEVSNNGGSQLIGAGETFYVPDENTAPVPAPVEAEAFFESQQAQENEDDPSPPQNLGGGTNPPGNTPPGTNQPGSSDPVTPPENTNTEQGEDDIEENLPEPDDLPTWGLDFSPFGIFGIIADNTINPTGEFLIGDYTIPALRFVGGDEFEQGYIDTADFFSTSSSDINWARWAVGDYTLTNSIGDPVNTGFDFMYLLTSNPVFDEDSLSFIMDTWHVSAPLVFTFGGGPGVTMENGASFVIGQNSSITLNPSTQDIAIAIDFGYNQASANRTMVGEVSFQELFESFIALTETGANPIIQDGRLWAVLSGSEDWGLDAFLASLYVLLEDPETQQNVEGYGMLAFVNDCIVNFPCPVLGATLPLSNDIPDGLTFGGNGNITIRSSTDQTFLSLFEENIFFSAQENEEGTLRFFGTDGAGVSSNFLNESVGTEIETENGSLFVLWGHWDAESYEAYTLDTETNEATWFDNTSSYHYIFISEEYTGNLPTTGSKRFEVAGGSGLISDTDGRVLPFLDGTINIDFDEAAMGVVLVFDDEGIEAVLTGSNLDLLSFLNGENGVTLVGDGFDSGSMQGDFAGAGMDALIALIEAIQGEEIFRGTGVFAQTAEPEPLPEFGVGFSPYGVFGLLTDAAEQPAGELNLLSFGNDVLTFTGNNNANRGYLNTSSTFLTSNSDINWASWSETDYELLNSLGEPVETGLDFMYLLTSNPITDATLFADLVTNYHFQSGITFTLGSGPGVSLSNGALFSVGNTSFVSVNPFEDSVLISIDFTYGEETELRNMSGSSSFMELFANFIALEEMSANPIIQEGSRLYAVVSGSEDWGIDAFLAALQLIIEDPETQEIVEGYGMLAFLNDCLVNFPCPYVGAQVSGFEAPNFRALGQNNEVQLRSDGMGSWFTYLQESGLLTAQESGDGSLRFIATDASAMEQGTTFDAIEFDTENGQVAVMWGYWMADAYQLYLAAESEGEEPTWLDTASNYHFVLFTNAYEGDLPTQGEKRFDQISGSGLVSETDGRVLPFVEGNVTINFADGSMGVMLVFDDDGNQAMLTGSNLDLLAFLSENGSISLEGDGFDAGSMFGELGGSGIDALIALITAIQDDETFRGSGVFAYTPPLEVPTAGIGLSTMGYLERVRDLSAFQAEQGPNGIFPVMIQSSSLIFEALGLLPEQHNTYALTQWNPDSTTVIEWGAWAPGTYTLKDALGYTLANDHVFPYLMADNRIESFEDYTSVVSAQHAQEGEAVFQLGGGTGIEFGNGESVSLSSGSEIMVDFGSGTVYLDFIFQYSGDEDLINRELFGSGTVEDLYNSYIEMEEGSAVDSIVDLARLYGSMTGTEASGIDAMLTGLYMAIQDLNGQTGNGFGLHYFLYCWMGESCEQPNPEPEIPPQPEVYGGLMAYGYVPRVDLNPGISFTGSSGQGDVLWAPYYIEGTDYAFWRTIDTNNAFIYPAYALMPDARADQAIYWGWYNAGNWNFYDLADDDFTDPLEGSGERQFAYAHVYNSGFNLEDYGPASLALDSYTSPMSFRFAGATPIAFANGDNFAVKPTSTLEIDPTSETITVQLDLTYSAEGFSIVHELLGSGSVQDLYEHYIELFEQGDTPIVEFARLFGALSGKNGEYSSDGNYNVDGLLAGLLVGLVGDETNFGFGTLAFAHCYYNNDCSFSNLPTIAGKNLTNAGILDENLAELEAFGNADITEISAGTFAPTYVNTNAYTFQVDQGALPLFSENINMQVSNPNSLNTVYWGVWEGGSYSLENFWGDTMDNTRNMPYLISDYTIGSPGSALDIANANHSGQLEFTLYTNTGMELSNGLDFLLDYDSTIVLDLDAENESQQLLIDIGYQYYEGAYTGYMGGTGSVFDLYNSYIELADDGNGLNFKDIRFYGTLTGDDAWGLDGLLAGLYVDFMDGQQVTGFGLYPFILCGGNPDFPCGLTGGEPITGDTVADLYPGRNHRLYGANNALSQVTDDGTTGLLFNIIPGEDYPLLALFGEGMNGMGALFSTQSQNPADDWTGAGHSIVTGTDNEDVLWGYWAPESYTLEEVDSENGNVPYDNTSPYFYMIVSNATNTDALADLQINVGSASYSWVSGTGGLINTANGSQIALTEGAIDVDFYFGTFDVNLTYEGQGNTLSALQQDFLTLFNNNQITLEGTGIFDSGALTGTFVGQEAEGIAAMIDAWLIENGELVRGIEIFERMP; translated from the coding sequence ATGTTTTCTAAGATTTCACGTAACGCATGGATTGCCGCTCTGCTCGCTATGAGCATGGCATTTATGATGGGCACGAGCGCCCCTCTCTCTGCACAAGAAAATACTGCTCCTGCCGGCCAATTATTATTTGTACACGGCACCGTGCAACTCACTCGCAATGAGGAGACTAACCCTGCCGAACGTGGCACCGACCTCTTGAATCAAGACGTGATTACGACGCAACGTGCCTCAAGTGCGCAAATACGTTTTAGCGATAACAGCTTAGTAGCAGTACGCCCAGAGTCGACATTTTTAATTGAAGAGTACGAATATGACGAGAATAACCCTGATGCGAGCGTTCAGCGTACTCAATTAGTACGAGGTGGTTTGCGTGCAGTGACCGGAGCTATCGGTCGAGCCAAGCCCGAGAACGTGGAATTCAAAACGCCCGTGGCAACCATGGGAATTCGCGGTACGGTGCTTTCCATTGTGCATGTGCCGCTAGGCCAAGGGGGAGACTTTAACGATCTCCCTGAAGGTACTTTTGTCCAAGTAGAACAAGGTTCGGTTGAGGTTTCAAACAACGGTGGTAGTCAGCTGATTGGCGCAGGCGAAACATTCTATGTGCCTGACGAGAATACGGCGCCAGTGCCAGCGCCAGTTGAAGCTGAAGCCTTCTTTGAAAGCCAGCAAGCACAAGAGAATGAAGACGATCCGTCTCCACCACAGAATTTAGGCGGTGGAACCAATCCACCCGGCAATACACCACCCGGCACCAACCAACCTGGATCGAGCGATCCTGTCACTCCGCCTGAGAATACCAATACAGAGCAAGGTGAAGACGATATTGAAGAAAACTTACCCGAGCCAGACGACTTGCCAACTTGGGGTTTGGACTTCTCACCTTTCGGTATTTTTGGAATCATCGCAGACAATACGATTAATCCTACCGGTGAGTTCCTTATCGGCGATTACACGATTCCAGCCTTACGTTTTGTGGGAGGAGATGAATTCGAGCAAGGTTATATCGATACCGCAGATTTCTTCTCCACCTCGAGCTCGGATATTAACTGGGCACGCTGGGCTGTGGGCGATTATACATTAACAAACTCGATTGGCGATCCGGTCAATACGGGCTTCGACTTCATGTATTTATTGACCAGCAACCCAGTGTTCGATGAGGATTCTCTATCTTTTATTATGGATACTTGGCACGTCTCTGCCCCCCTCGTTTTCACATTTGGCGGTGGCCCGGGTGTAACCATGGAGAACGGCGCGTCGTTCGTGATTGGTCAGAATTCAAGTATTACGCTCAACCCATCCACCCAAGACATCGCTATCGCCATCGATTTTGGCTACAACCAAGCGAGTGCAAATCGCACCATGGTGGGCGAAGTATCCTTTCAGGAGCTATTTGAGAGCTTTATCGCGCTCACTGAAACAGGCGCGAATCCGATTATTCAGGACGGCCGTCTTTGGGCAGTATTGAGTGGTTCGGAAGACTGGGGGCTCGACGCATTCCTCGCATCACTTTATGTCTTACTTGAAGATCCCGAAACCCAGCAAAACGTGGAAGGTTACGGCATGTTGGCATTCGTCAATGACTGTATTGTGAACTTCCCTTGCCCTGTTCTTGGAGCAACATTACCGCTTTCAAATGACATACCTGACGGGTTGACCTTCGGTGGTAACGGTAACATTACAATTCGCTCCAGTACTGACCAAACATTCTTAAGCTTATTTGAAGAGAACATTTTCTTTTCAGCTCAAGAAAATGAAGAGGGTACGCTCAGATTTTTCGGTACCGATGGCGCCGGTGTCAGCTCGAACTTCCTCAATGAAAGCGTGGGAACAGAAATTGAAACTGAAAATGGTTCGTTATTTGTTTTGTGGGGTCATTGGGATGCCGAAAGTTACGAAGCCTACACCTTAGATACTGAAACCAACGAAGCAACTTGGTTCGATAACACGAGTAGCTATCACTATATTTTCATTTCCGAGGAGTACACAGGCAACTTGCCTACCACGGGTTCGAAACGTTTTGAAGTTGCCGGTGGTTCAGGCTTGATATCAGATACCGACGGCCGCGTGCTGCCATTCCTCGACGGCACGATTAATATCGACTTTGATGAAGCGGCGATGGGCGTGGTTTTAGTTTTTGATGACGAAGGCATCGAAGCTGTCCTCACCGGCTCTAACTTAGATTTACTCTCATTCTTAAATGGCGAAAATGGCGTCACCTTAGTGGGCGATGGATTCGATTCAGGTAGCATGCAAGGCGATTTTGCCGGCGCCGGAATGGATGCATTGATTGCATTAATTGAAGCAATACAAGGTGAAGAAATCTTCCGTGGTACCGGTGTATTTGCACAAACTGCTGAGCCAGAACCACTCCCTGAATTCGGCGTTGGCTTCTCACCTTATGGTGTCTTTGGCCTTTTAACCGACGCAGCAGAGCAGCCCGCAGGTGAGTTGAACTTATTATCTTTTGGGAACGACGTGCTCACGTTCACGGGGAACAATAATGCGAATCGTGGTTATTTGAACACGAGCAGCACCTTCTTGACCTCGAATTCAGATATCAATTGGGCAAGCTGGAGCGAGACCGACTACGAATTACTAAATTCACTGGGTGAGCCAGTGGAAACCGGTCTCGACTTCATGTATCTGCTCACTAGTAACCCCATTACCGATGCGACGTTGTTTGCGGACTTAGTGACCAATTACCACTTCCAATCTGGCATCACTTTTACGCTCGGTAGCGGACCTGGCGTGTCGTTAAGCAATGGCGCTCTCTTCTCAGTCGGCAATACGTCTTTCGTGTCGGTGAACCCATTCGAAGACTCAGTATTGATCTCGATTGATTTCACATATGGCGAAGAAACAGAGCTGCGTAATATGAGTGGAAGTAGCAGCTTTATGGAGTTGTTCGCAAACTTTATTGCGCTTGAAGAAATGAGTGCAAACCCAATTATTCAGGAAGGCTCGCGCTTATACGCCGTAGTGAGCGGTTCCGAAGACTGGGGAATCGATGCCTTCCTAGCCGCACTACAATTAATAATTGAGGACCCTGAAACTCAAGAGATTGTGGAAGGCTATGGCATGCTGGCATTCCTTAACGATTGCTTAGTTAACTTCCCCTGCCCATATGTTGGTGCTCAAGTTTCAGGATTTGAGGCACCTAATTTCCGCGCACTGGGTCAAAATAATGAGGTGCAACTGCGCTCAGATGGCATGGGATCGTGGTTTACCTACCTGCAGGAGAGCGGATTGCTTACAGCTCAAGAAAGTGGTGATGGGAGTTTGCGTTTTATTGCGACCGATGCTTCAGCCATGGAGCAAGGAACTACTTTCGACGCGATTGAGTTTGATACCGAAAACGGTCAAGTTGCCGTCATGTGGGGTTATTGGATGGCAGACGCCTACCAATTGTATCTCGCCGCAGAGAGCGAGGGTGAAGAACCCACTTGGCTAGACACCGCTTCGAATTATCACTTTGTACTCTTCACGAATGCTTATGAGGGCGATTTACCGACACAAGGTGAAAAACGTTTTGATCAGATCTCAGGTTCTGGCCTCGTGTCAGAAACCGACGGGCGTGTACTGCCGTTTGTTGAAGGTAATGTCACCATTAACTTTGCCGATGGCAGCATGGGCGTCATGTTGGTGTTCGATGACGATGGTAATCAAGCCATGCTTACCGGAAGTAATCTCGATTTACTCGCCTTCCTAAGCGAAAACGGATCAATTTCATTAGAAGGCGACGGCTTTGACGCTGGCAGTATGTTTGGAGAGCTGGGGGGCTCGGGTATTGATGCGTTGATTGCGCTTATTACGGCCATTCAAGATGATGAAACCTTTCGTGGCTCTGGCGTGTTTGCTTACACGCCACCACTCGAGGTACCAACTGCGGGCATTGGTCTCTCAACTATGGGATACCTAGAACGTGTTCGTGATCTGAGTGCTTTCCAAGCAGAGCAAGGCCCCAATGGTATTTTCCCGGTGATGATTCAGTCATCAAGCCTAATCTTTGAGGCGCTCGGCTTATTACCAGAGCAACATAATACCTATGCACTTACGCAGTGGAATCCGGACTCTACGACGGTGATTGAGTGGGGTGCTTGGGCACCCGGTACCTACACATTGAAAGATGCGCTTGGTTATACCTTGGCTAACGATCATGTGTTCCCCTACTTGATGGCTGACAATCGAATTGAGTCGTTCGAAGACTATACCAGCGTAGTGTCCGCTCAACATGCACAAGAAGGCGAAGCGGTATTCCAGCTTGGCGGCGGTACGGGCATCGAGTTTGGCAATGGCGAAAGCGTAAGCCTAAGCTCTGGTTCAGAGATTATGGTCGACTTTGGCAGTGGCACTGTCTATTTAGATTTCATCTTCCAATATTCAGGTGATGAAGACCTCATTAACCGTGAGCTATTCGGCTCAGGTACCGTTGAAGATCTCTACAATAGCTACATAGAAATGGAAGAGGGCTCGGCTGTCGACAGTATTGTTGATTTGGCACGACTCTACGGCTCTATGACCGGAACGGAAGCAAGCGGTATCGATGCGATGCTCACCGGCCTTTATATGGCCATTCAAGACCTTAATGGCCAAACTGGGAACGGTTTCGGCCTGCACTACTTCTTGTATTGCTGGATGGGCGAGAGCTGTGAACAACCAAATCCTGAGCCTGAAATTCCACCACAGCCAGAGGTGTATGGCGGGTTAATGGCTTACGGATACGTTCCAAGGGTGGATTTGAACCCGGGCATTTCGTTCACTGGCAGCTCGGGCCAAGGTGATGTGCTTTGGGCTCCTTATTATATAGAAGGTACCGACTATGCTTTCTGGCGAACAATCGATACCAACAACGCATTTATTTATCCTGCCTATGCCTTGATGCCAGACGCCCGCGCAGATCAAGCCATTTACTGGGGGTGGTACAACGCGGGTAACTGGAACTTCTACGATTTAGCAGATGATGACTTTACCGATCCATTAGAAGGCAGTGGCGAACGTCAATTTGCGTATGCGCATGTATATAATTCTGGGTTTAATCTTGAGGATTACGGCCCCGCTTCGCTCGCGCTCGACAGTTACACTTCACCCATGAGCTTTAGGTTTGCAGGCGCAACGCCAATTGCGTTCGCAAATGGTGATAACTTTGCTGTAAAACCGACAAGTACGTTGGAAATCGATCCGACGAGTGAAACCATCACCGTTCAACTCGATTTAACCTATTCAGCAGAAGGTTTCAGTATTGTGCATGAATTGCTCGGGTCGGGCAGTGTACAAGACCTTTATGAGCACTATATTGAACTCTTCGAGCAAGGTGATACGCCAATTGTTGAATTCGCCAGACTATTTGGTGCACTTAGTGGTAAAAATGGCGAGTATAGTTCAGACGGTAACTATAACGTGGATGGCTTACTGGCGGGCTTGTTAGTGGGCCTTGTCGGCGACGAGACGAATTTCGGTTTCGGAACACTTGCGTTCGCGCATTGTTATTACAACAACGACTGTTCATTCAGTAACCTCCCGACTATCGCAGGTAAAAACTTAACCAATGCAGGCATTTTAGATGAAAACCTCGCAGAGCTTGAAGCGTTCGGTAACGCGGACATCACTGAAATAAGTGCAGGCACCTTTGCTCCAACTTACGTAAATACCAATGCGTATACGTTCCAAGTGGATCAAGGCGCACTGCCGCTGTTTTCAGAAAATATCAATATGCAGGTTTCAAATCCCAATTCACTCAATACCGTTTACTGGGGCGTGTGGGAAGGTGGCTCGTATAGCCTAGAGAACTTCTGGGGTGATACGATGGACAATACGCGCAACATGCCCTACCTGATCTCCGATTACACGATCGGATCACCGGGTTCCGCACTCGATATAGCGAATGCAAACCACTCGGGGCAATTGGAATTCACTTTGTATACGAATACCGGTATGGAGCTGTCAAACGGTCTTGATTTTCTACTGGACTATGACAGCACTATCGTTCTTGATCTGGACGCGGAGAATGAAAGTCAGCAATTACTCATCGACATTGGTTATCAGTATTATGAGGGTGCCTACACAGGTTACATGGGGGGTACGGGAAGCGTATTCGATCTTTACAACAGCTACATAGAGCTAGCTGATGATGGTAACGGATTGAACTTCAAAGATATTCGTTTCTATGGCACGTTAACTGGAGACGACGCTTGGGGGCTTGATGGCTTACTCGCTGGTCTGTATGTGGATTTTATGGACGGTCAACAAGTCACAGGATTCGGTCTTTATCCATTCATTCTCTGTGGAGGCAACCCCGACTTCCCTTGCGGCCTCACCGGAGGCGAGCCGATTACGGGTGATACCGTGGCTGATCTTTACCCTGGCCGAAATCATCGTTTGTATGGTGCCAATAATGCACTCAGTCAAGTCACCGACGACGGTACGACTGGCTTACTATTTAATATAATTCCTGGTGAAGATTATCCACTGCTTGCCTTGTTTGGTGAAGGCATGAATGGCATGGGTGCTCTATTCTCCACACAATCTCAAAATCCGGCAGATGATTGGACCGGCGCTGGTCATTCAATCGTCACAGGTACAGACAATGAAGACGTTCTGTGGGGTTACTGGGCGCCGGAAAGCTACACACTCGAAGAAGTAGATAGCGAGAACGGCAACGTGCCTTACGACAATACATCGCCCTACTTCTACATGATTGTAAGTAATGCCACGAACACCGACGCCTTGGCAGATTTACAAATCAACGTTGGCTCGGCAAGCTATAGCTGGGTTAGCGGTACAGGGGGTCTGATCAACACAGCGAATGGAAGTCAGATAGCACTCACAGAGGGCGCTATCGACGTAGACTTCTATTTCGGCACGTTTGATGTGAATCTGACCTATGAAGGGCAAGGAAATACGTTAAGTGCTTTACAGCAAGACTTTTTAACCTTGTTCAATAACAATCAAATAACCCTTGAGGGCACCGGAATATTCGACAGCGGTGCACTCACCGGCACTTTCGTCGGTCAAGAAGCTGAGGGAATCGCGGCTATGATAGACGCCTGGCTCATAGAAAATGGTGAGTTAGTACGCGGTATCGAAATATTCGAGCGCATGCCTTAA
- a CDS encoding RNA polymerase sigma-70 factor, ECF subfamily, translating into MSIQRSEWLQWYPGALALARQLLSGADEAKDIVQSAYIKCFEHSRIPTEPAAQRVWLLKVVRNSCIDYLRGIRKFSDESSEERLDSSATPEQSLSQEQRKNRLQEALALLSIDMREVLVLREMNELSYAQVATLLNIEPGTVMSRLHRARMALRARLQQMNEDGGEV; encoded by the coding sequence TTGAGCATACAGAGAAGCGAGTGGTTGCAGTGGTATCCGGGAGCATTAGCGCTTGCTCGGCAATTGCTCAGCGGGGCAGATGAGGCAAAAGACATTGTGCAGAGCGCTTATATTAAATGCTTTGAGCATTCACGCATACCAACCGAGCCAGCCGCTCAGCGAGTTTGGCTGCTTAAGGTGGTTCGCAATAGCTGTATCGATTACTTACGAGGTATACGCAAATTTAGTGATGAATCAAGCGAAGAACGATTGGACTCAAGCGCGACGCCAGAACAATCGCTCTCGCAAGAACAGCGCAAGAATCGACTACAAGAGGCACTGGCGTTGTTGTCGATAGATATGAGAGAGGTGCTGGTTTTGCGGGAAATGAATGAGCTATCTTACGCGCAAGTAGCAACATTGCTGAACATTGAGCCCGGAACCGTGATGTCGCGCTTGCATAGAGCTCGCATGGCACTGAGAGCGCGTTTGCAACAAATGAATGAAGACGGAGGTGAGGTATGA
- a CDS encoding Putative zinc-finger: protein MSQVLTCEHIEPMLSGFLDNELSQSESQRVALHVKQCEKCAALLAEMKTMQNDLQAIAKQDQGHTQAEIDALDQLLNDTPSRWLGTIAWSLVVMGGLIVSGFFVYELGLTLWQDTTQPLWLRGAIAALYVGFAGLFIMVLRQRLKSLKTDKYRKVKL from the coding sequence ATGAGCCAGGTGCTTACATGTGAACACATTGAGCCAATGCTCTCTGGGTTTTTAGACAACGAACTGTCGCAATCGGAATCACAGCGGGTCGCATTGCATGTGAAACAGTGTGAGAAATGCGCAGCATTACTTGCGGAGATGAAAACGATGCAGAATGATTTACAAGCAATCGCAAAACAAGATCAGGGACATACTCAAGCGGAAATTGATGCGCTAGATCAATTGCTGAACGACACTCCCTCGCGTTGGTTAGGAACGATCGCATGGAGCCTCGTTGTGATGGGTGGCCTTATTGTGAGTGGCTTCTTTGTCTATGAACTCGGATTGACGCTGTGGCAAGATACAACTCAACCCTTGTGGCTCCGCGGTGCCATTGCAGCACTATATGTTGGCTTTGCTGGGCTATTTATCATGGTTCTGCGCCAGCGCTTAAAGTCTTTAAAAACTGATAAATATAGAAAGGTAAAATTATGA
- a CDS encoding Uncharacterized conserved protein YbjQ, UPF0145 family, whose translation MSHIIVCTTETVAGKDIGETLGIVRGNTIRARHVGRDILAGLKNIVGGELHDYTKLMAEAREQSIDRMLDEARDLGADAIVGVRFSTSVVAQSAAEILVFGTAVKFKS comes from the coding sequence ATGAGCCACATTATTGTATGCACCACTGAAACCGTTGCCGGAAAAGACATTGGTGAAACCCTTGGGATCGTTCGTGGTAACACGATTCGTGCTCGTCATGTGGGCAGAGATATTCTCGCGGGGCTAAAAAATATCGTGGGTGGTGAGTTACATGACTACACCAAGCTCATGGCAGAAGCGCGTGAGCAGTCGATTGATCGAATGCTTGATGAAGCCAGAGATTTGGGTGCCGATGCCATTGTGGGCGTTCGCTTTTCGACCTCAGTGGTGGCTCAGTCAGCTGCGGAAATTCTGGTATTTGGCACCGCAGTGAAGTTCAAAAGCTAA